From Hydractinia symbiolongicarpus strain clone_291-10 chromosome 11, HSymV2.1, whole genome shotgun sequence, the proteins below share one genomic window:
- the LOC130613396 gene encoding eosinophil peroxidase-like, protein MLHLLFVLEDTLSDCKEQVSTPNCKGRLYKRSWRTLDGTCNNIRNRILGAAFTPVKRLLRKFLTFVFAPGPVNINVHMTFENSAFLIVLAAVYFDKDGLDTPRGFPGVKYPKVPTPHEMSAKFLTIVEADSGNQGLVSNLHMTYGQFLDHDLDFSSNAGGCLNPRCSPHGSKNDFKYPCFPIRFSSTKDKGCTKFIRSFAMCQKGERTVREQVNVLSSYIDASMVYSNNKTKAKLLRTNDGTGKLRVTPKMLLPIDLEATDDCKTRGGCFLAGDSRADEHIGLAGFHILFVREHNRIATKLRKINRHWSGEKIYQTTRKIVGAIVQHITYNEYVPTLADLKPYRGYKSWVDPSVSNAFSTAAFRFGHSQVKNSWAQLNYKFEKISNNIPLRQTFKNNTVLFNKGIEPTFFGLVGNTSETVDTNFASGVGEKLFIPPGMSGTANLAAINTQRGRDHGLPGYNEYRGFCGLGKARNFYGFRKQITSRKSRWALRKLYKNVNNHIDLFPAGLAEKHMRGKEVGQTFGCIIKDQFERTRDGDRFFYKRPGIFTYHQLREIKKITMSKILCDNLEGIVSIQRDAFKAFKTHHRRVECSHIRGINLRAWAEYSYGDPKE, encoded by the exons AGACTATACAAACGATCGTGGCGAACACTTGATGGTACATGTAACAACATCCGTAACCGTATTCTTGGAGCAGCATTTACACCAGTAAAAAGACTACTCCGTAAGTTTCTAACCTTTGTGTTTGCACCTGGTCCGGTTAATATCAACGTGCATATGACTTTCGAGAATTCAGCG TTTCTAATTGTTTTAGCTGCTGTATACTTTGATAAAGATGGCTTAGATACACCGCGTGGATTTCCTGGTGTGAAATATCCCAAAGTGCCTACACCCCATGAAATGTCAGCCAAATTTCTTACAATCGTGGAAGCTGATTCTGGTAACCAAGGCTTAGTGTCAAACTTGCATATGACGTATGGACAGTTCCTTGATCATGATTTGGATTTCTCATCAAACGCTGGTGGTTGTTTAAATCCTAG ATGCAGTCCACATGGTTCAAAAAACGATTTTAAATATCCTTGTTTTCCGATACGTTTCTCCAGCACGAAAGACAAAGGTTGTACGAAATTCATTCGCTCTTTTGCCATGTGTCAGAAAGGAGAGAGAACAGTTCGAGAGCAAGTCAATGTCTTGTCCTCATATATAGATGCTTCTATGGTCTATAGTAATAATAAAACGAAAGCAAAATTGCTTCGCACAAATGATG GGACTGGAAAGTTAAGAGTGACCCCTAAGATGCTTTTGCCGATCGATCTGGAAGCGACAGATGATTGTAAAACACGAGGTGGATGTTTTCTAGCAGGTGACAGCCGAGCAGATGAACATATTGGATTGGCTGGTTTTCACATTTTATTTGTGCGCGAACACAATCGAATTGCTACTAAACTCAGAAAAATCAACCGTCATTGgtctggtgaaaaaatataccaAACAACACGGAAAATTGTTGGAGCTATTGTTCAACATATCACATATAATGAGTATGTCCCTACACTGGCTGACCTAAAACCTTATCGCGGTTACAAAAGTTGGGTTGATCCCTCTGTTTCGAATGCATTCAGTACTGCAGCTTTTCGTTTTGGTCACAGCCAAGTAAAGAATTCATGGGCACAGTTAAACTATAAATTTGAAAAGATATCAAACAACATTCCTCTTCgacaaacatttaaaaacaacacGGTTCTCTTCAACAAGGGAATTGAACCAACCTTCTTTGGATTGGTTGGCAATACTTCAGAAACAGTGGACACCAACTTTGCTTCTGGGGTTGGAGAAAAACTTTTTATACCACCTGGAATGTCTGGAACCGCTAATCTTGCAGCCATAAACACCCAAAGGGGAAGAGACCATGGATTACCTGGCTATAACGAATATCGAGGTTTCTGTGGACTTGGAAAAGCAAGAAATTTTTACGGATTCCGAAAACAAATTACAAGTCGAAAATCTCGGTGGGCACTTAGAAAGTTATACAAAAACGTGAACAACCATATCGATTTATTTCCAGCAGGTTTAGCTGAGAAACACATGCGTGGAAAAGAGGTTGGCCAAACATTCGGTTGCATTATCAAAGATCAATTCGAGAGAACAAGAGATGGTGACAGGTTTTTCTACAAACGCCCTGGCATCTTTACATATCACCAATTGAGAGAAATTAAGAAAATCACTATGTCGAAGATTTTGTGCGATAACTTAGAAGGTATTGTTTCCATCCAAAGAGATGCGTTTAAAGCTTTCAAGACACATCATCGTCGAGTTGAATGCAGTCACATCCGTGGAATTAACTTACGAGCATGGGCAGAATATTCTTATGGCGAtccaaaagaataa
- the LOC130614594 gene encoding oxidative stress-induced growth inhibitor 2-like, whose translation MRLEKRLSTEGTVTSRKDFDVVIVGNGPSAIILSYFLSGHWPYYNGKPIDDPILKDRLKYMSQNKSLVLEDLEWLSEGVYDSRTMNPVSILFDHLYHPNADMLTNDEAVIEWRYNPENEVRHIVLGLGPPGGSWHRMTNSQLTVSLAQWLEMPEYPFKDWFKANESKLANLPKISHKYAVHPDRTNALYVGMYYSDYVKAMDLSSFFMNNVKVTSVTQSTENSSQWKIEGIQYGEDQTTDFSVISDNVALASGAFNHPRNLNVPGEHYSFVHHKLPDLETLHSHNCPVVVVGCGLVALDAVLNLMSMKIPVLHVFRRNAKDPELVLNQLSSAYADYLKLKPLMTTKSQINEYYTPYAQHNLAEILPNKEVIIEHVNKKFRFKIHVSKVLIHVGLLPDLSILPNSDLLKEDPESEFNIKTNPLDIDLFTYECRSRKGLYALGPLVGDNFVRFISGGALAITHGLFRNECSSDESE comes from the exons ATGCGCTTAGAAAAAAGACTGTCAACGGAAGGTACTGTGACCAGCCGTAAAGATTTTGATGTTGTGATCGTTG GAAATGGCCCATCTGCTATCATCTTATCGTATTTTTTGTCTGGCCATTGGCCATATTACAATGGGAAGCCTATTGACGATCCCATCTTAAAGGACCGACTGAAGTACATGTCACAAAATAAGTCCTTGGTACTCGAG GATCTGGAATGGTTAAGCGAAGGTGTTTACGACTCGCGCACGATGAATCCTGTGAGTATATTATTTGATCACCTGTACCATCCAAACGCAGACATGCTAACAAATGATGAGGCGGTCATTGAGTGGAGATACAATCCGGAGAACGAGGTTCGGCACATTGTGCTTGGACTTGGTCCCCCAGGTGGGTCGTGGCACCGCATGACAAACTCGCAGCTCACTGTCAGTCTGGCGCAATGGCTGGAAATGCCGGAATATCCGTTTAAAGATTGGTTTAAAGCTAACGAATCGAAGCTGGCTAACCTGCCGAAGATTTCGCACAAATATGCTGTTCATCCGGACCGAACGAATGCTTTGTACGTCGGAATGTATTACTCCGATTACGTTAAAGCTATGGATTTGTCTTCATTCTTTATGAACAATGTCAAAGTAACATCTGTCACCCAGTCAACGGAGAATTCCTCGCAATGGAAAATCGAAGGAATCCAATATGGGGAAGACCAAACGACAGATTTTTCTGTTATCTCAGATAATGTTGCACTTGCTTCAGGCGCGTTTAACCATCCTCGAAATTTGAATGTTCCTGGTGAACATTACTCGTTTGTACATCATAAACTCCCAGATTTAGAAACTCTTCATTCACATAATTGTCCGGTAGTGGTGGTTGGATGCGGCCTGGTGGCGTTAGATGCCGTTCTTAATTTAATGTCCATGAAGATACCAGTACTACATGTGTTCAGACGGAACGCTAAAGATCCCGAGCTCGTCTTAAACCAGCTCTCCTCCGCATATGCTGATTATTTGAAGCTTAAACCCCTGATGACCACGAAGTCGCAGATCAACGAATACTACACGCCCTACGCACAACACAACCTAGCCGAAATTTTGCCAAATAAAGAAGTTATTATCGAACACGTgaacaaaaaatttagatttaaaattCACGTCAGCAAAGTTCTCATACACGTCGGTCTGTTGCCGGACTTATCTATTTTACCCAATTCGGATTTGTTAAAAGAGGATCCCGAATCGGAATTCAACATAAAGACTAACCCGTTAGATATAGACCTGTTTACGTATGAATGTAGGTCCCGCAAGGGCTTGTATGCATTGGGACCGCTTGTAGGTGACAATTTTGTTCGATTTATATCAGGCGGCGCTTTAGCCATTACACATGGTTTGTTCAGGAACGAGTGTTCTTCTGACGAGAGCGAGTGA